The window CGTTCCAGCACGAATTTCATGAAGCTCGTTAAATTCCCCATATGTAAGGAGCCGTTTTTTACAATATCGCTTCCCCATACCGGCAGAACTCCCAGATATAATCCCAGCTCTTCTGCCATTTCCATTACCCGGTCAATATGACTCCAAAAGGTTCCGCAGGTGTTGATTTTGGAGAAGTCCCCATTCATCAGAGCCGCATCTCCCGCCAGATTCCTTTGGTCAGCCGTATGCAAAAAGTCAGCTAAAATCACATTGTATCCTTTTTCCTTCCGGTTTCTCAAATACCGGTATGTCTCCTCTAAGGTCAGCCGTTGAAACATGAGCCAGGCGGTATCGGCCAGCCAGAAAAAAGGCGTGGCCCCGTTGGTAAAATACCGTTTGTTTTCATGCACCCGCAGAAGTCCTCTCTCCCAGGGTTTCTTATTCATGCTCTTTCTCCTTTTCCAAGTCAGCCAACATGTTAATCGCCAGGAGGTTCCAGTTTATAAACCCGCCGTTTACCACCGGATCTCCGTTGATAGGATTGTAATATTCATGCATACATCCCGTTTTTTCCAGATCCATGCCCAGAAGCTTTAAAGAATTACGGCAGATTTCTTCTGCTTCTTCCCGGTATCCATAAGTGAGCATGGCCTGAAACACCACATAATTGGCTACCAGCCACACAGGACCAAGCCAGTTGGAGGGATTATTGGTCGCTTCAAGATTAAACATCTTCTCATCCTTGGCCAAGGTGGCGATTCCAAAACTGCTGTGAAATGTATTCTCATCATGATAATGGCTGACCAGACTCTTTGCCTGTTCCTTTGTTGCAAAACCAGCATACATGGGGATAAATCCGGACCATACCCTTATTTTAATGGGAAGGGTCTTCCAGAACACCCCAAGGCCTTCATGGAACCAGTCAAATTTTCTGGTCCTGATATCCACGTCAACAGAATAGAAGAACTGATCCCTTTTATCCCAGCACTCCTCCTGTATGGTCTGTATCAGGACTTTCGCCCGGTTCTCCCACTCAAGGGCCTCACCGCTTTTTCCTGCGTTTTTCAGAACACACCCGTATGCCTGCATTTCCAAAACCATAAATGAATTCAAATATATATTTGCCGTGGAAAACTTGGGACGCCCGAAGGAAGCGGGATCATTGTCCATCCCTATCATAATGTCATCGCACCAGACAAACAGCCCTTTTTCTTCCATAAAATAATTTCGGTAATAGCAGTCAAAGTATGCTTTCAGTCCGTCTAAATACTCCCCTGTCCAGGAATAATCCCCCTGGAATTCACTGATCAGACGCATCTGCTGGCAAAGAAACGGCTTATGCATGTTCATTTGCACGCCTTCCTTATGCTTCATGTTTAAATAGGGCTCCGGCCACCGGTCAACCTCAATCATCATGGGAATATAGCCATCCTTCAGCTGATGATCCATAAAATTTCTCACATTTCCTCTGGCATGGACCAGAATCTTTTCCTGCAGCTCCTCTGAAAAAGAATCCATGATACCGAATAATCCGTAAACCGACCAGTAGGTATCCCAGTCCCATAAATTTCCGTCATAGACACTGCCCGGATCAATAAAGGGATGGCGGATAAATCCATGAGGCTCTTTTAAAAGCCCGTTCACATGACCTGCCACATAATCTTTTATCTCCTGCGCATAACGTTTGCTTTCCTGATCCATCATCCCGCTTATCCTTTCACCGCTCCTGCTGTCATCCCTTCGATTACCCTTTTGTTCAGAATCATATATAAGACCAGCATAGGGATCACGCACATAGACACGGAAGCAAAAATCGCTCCCCAGTTTTTCGCTCCAAATTCATTCTGAAAATACAGAAGACCGGTTTGAACCGTCTTCAGCTTTTGGTCGCTGATAAATGTCATGGAAAAAATCAGATCATTCCATTTAAAGAAGAATTGCAATACTAAAACCGTAACAATGGCATTCTTCATCAGCGGCACAACCACATACCACATCAATTTGTAGATTCCGCATCCGTCAATCACCGCCGCTTCCATAATCTCATCGGGAAACGACCGGAGATAACCGGTTGTCAGCAGTGTCGACAGAGACAGGCCGAAAGCCGTGTATGTGATGATCAGGCAGAGCCTGCTGTTTAAAAGGCCCATTCCGGAATAGATCTGGAATAAGGGAATCAGGGCAGTTGCCACCGGAATCATGATGCCAAATTCAAAGTACTTTCCAACAAACCCCTTAAGCTTCCATCTCATCTTTGTTACCGCAAAACTGACAGTTACCGTAAACAGTACAATAAAGAATAAGGAAACCACCGTACATATAAAGCTGTTTTTAAAGAAAATATCCATATTTCCTCTTGTCCACGCCTCTATGTAATTCTGGATATAGAAGCCCGAGTTTAACGCATATGCCGGCTTGCTGGTCCACTCACTCTGCTGTTTTAAGGAAGCGGTCAGCATCCAGAACAGCGGATATACTTCGATCACCACAAGACAAATAATGACTAATTTAATTGCAATTGACTTAAATCCTTTTTTCATTCTCGGCCTACCTCCTATTCTTTTACATCAAACTTACGGATGATGGACGATCCAAGCACGCACAGCATGAATATGAACAGCGCAACCACACTTCCGTATCCCACCTTGTTATAGGTGAAGGAAACATTATACATATACATGGACAGGGATCTCGTGGCAGCTCCCGGTCC of the Lacrimispora indolis DSM 755 genome contains:
- a CDS encoding MGH1-like glycoside hydrolase domain-containing protein, with the protein product MMDQESKRYAQEIKDYVAGHVNGLLKEPHGFIRHPFIDPGSVYDGNLWDWDTYWSVYGLFGIMDSFSEELQEKILVHARGNVRNFMDHQLKDGYIPMMIEVDRWPEPYLNMKHKEGVQMNMHKPFLCQQMRLISEFQGDYSWTGEYLDGLKAYFDCYYRNYFMEEKGLFVWCDDIMIGMDNDPASFGRPKFSTANIYLNSFMVLEMQAYGCVLKNAGKSGEALEWENRAKVLIQTIQEECWDKRDQFFYSVDVDIRTRKFDWFHEGLGVFWKTLPIKIRVWSGFIPMYAGFATKEQAKSLVSHYHDENTFHSSFGIATLAKDEKMFNLEATNNPSNWLGPVWLVANYVVFQAMLTYGYREEAEEICRNSLKLLGMDLEKTGCMHEYYNPINGDPVVNGGFINWNLLAINMLADLEKEKEHE
- a CDS encoding carbohydrate ABC transporter permease gives rise to the protein MKKGFKSIAIKLVIICLVVIEVYPLFWMLTASLKQQSEWTSKPAYALNSGFYIQNYIEAWTRGNMDIFFKNSFICTVVSLFFIVLFTVTVSFAVTKMRWKLKGFVGKYFEFGIMIPVATALIPLFQIYSGMGLLNSRLCLIITYTAFGLSLSTLLTTGYLRSFPDEIMEAAVIDGCGIYKLMWYVVVPLMKNAIVTVLVLQFFFKWNDLIFSMTFISDQKLKTVQTGLLYFQNEFGAKNWGAIFASVSMCVIPMLVLYMILNKRVIEGMTAGAVKG